The following are encoded in a window of Mycobacterium decipiens genomic DNA:
- a CDS encoding DedA family protein — MDVEALLQSIPPLAVYLVVGAVVGIESLGIPLPGEIVLVSAALLSSHHELAVNPIGVGGAAVIGAVVGDSIGYSIGRRFGMPLFDRLGRRFPKHFGPGHVALAERLFNRWGVRAVFFGRFIALLRIFAGPLAGALKMAYPRFLAANVSGGICWAGGTTALVYFAGMAAQHWLERFSWIALVIAVVAGITAAILLRERTSRAIAELEAEHYRKTGTPAA; from the coding sequence ATGGATGTGGAGGCACTGCTGCAGTCGATCCCGCCGCTGGCGGTGTACCTGGTGGTCGGCGCCGTGGTTGGGATCGAGAGCTTGGGCATCCCCCTACCCGGGGAGATCGTGCTGGTCAGTGCCGCGCTGTTGTCGTCGCACCACGAGCTGGCGGTGAACCCGATCGGGGTCGGTGGCGCCGCCGTGATCGGCGCCGTGGTCGGCGACTCGATCGGCTACTCGATCGGCCGCCGATTTGGCATGCCACTGTTTGACCGGCTCGGCCGGCGGTTCCCGAAACACTTCGGCCCCGGACATGTCGCGCTCGCTGAACGGTTGTTCAACCGATGGGGGGTCCGAGCGGTGTTCTTCGGTCGCTTCATCGCGCTGCTGCGGATATTCGCGGGGCCGCTCGCCGGTGCCTTGAAGATGGCCTACCCACGCTTCCTGGCGGCCAACGTCTCCGGTGGCATCTGTTGGGCCGGCGGCACCACCGCACTGGTGTACTTCGCCGGGATGGCCGCCCAACACTGGCTGGAACGCTTCTCCTGGATCGCGCTCGTCATCGCCGTCGTCGCCGGCATCACGGCCGCGATCTTGCTGCGCGAGCGCACTTCTCGCGCGATCGCCGAACTCGAGGCCGAGCACTACCGCAAAACCGGCACCCCCGCTGCGTGA
- a CDS encoding TetR/AcrR family transcriptional regulator, whose translation MATPELARTAVPARERILSAAYELFARRGIRGVGTDEVIERAGVAKATLYRHFATKNDLVLAVLQRREDLWTFGLIEAQSRLRGDTPEGQLLAIFDVLHEWFQSRDGYEGCSFVNVLLELGRDHPAGRASIAHMDTVRDIVRQRAVAAGLCDVEDFAWSWHMLMKGAIILAAIGDPGAAQRAQAMARTLIEQHRPNTPA comes from the coding sequence ATGGCAACCCCTGAACTGGCGAGAACCGCCGTGCCGGCTCGGGAACGAATCCTGAGTGCGGCCTACGAGTTGTTCGCCCGGCGTGGGATCCGTGGGGTGGGCACCGATGAGGTGATCGAGCGGGCCGGGGTGGCCAAGGCAACGCTTTACCGGCACTTCGCGACCAAAAACGACCTGGTGCTGGCGGTGTTGCAGCGTCGAGAAGACCTCTGGACGTTCGGTCTGATCGAGGCGCAGTCACGGCTGCGCGGCGATACCCCCGAGGGGCAGTTGCTGGCGATCTTCGACGTCCTGCACGAGTGGTTCCAAAGCCGCGACGGCTATGAAGGCTGCTCGTTCGTCAATGTGTTGCTCGAATTGGGGCGCGATCATCCTGCCGGACGGGCCAGCATCGCGCACATGGACACGGTCCGCGATATCGTCCGCCAACGCGCTGTGGCAGCCGGGCTGTGCGATGTTGAGGACTTCGCCTGGTCGTGGCACATGCTGATGAAGGGCGCCATCATCCTTGCCGCTATCGGCGACCCGGGCGCCGCCCAGCGCGCCCAGGCGATGGCCCGCACGCTCATCGAGCAGCATCGCCCGAACACCCCGGCTTGA
- a CDS encoding ArsR/SmtB family transcription factor, with translation MSNPLPRPDLACCVTTPLVREPLSSKTAAEMAAQFKALADPVRLQLLSSVASHAGGEACVCDISAGVAVSQPTISHHLKVLRDAGLLTSQRRASWVYYAVVPEALHALSTLLSVHADATPTVGAPA, from the coding sequence ATGTCTAACCCGCTGCCCCGACCGGATTTGGCCTGTTGTGTAACCACGCCGCTGGTGCGTGAACCGCTGAGTTCGAAAACCGCGGCCGAAATGGCGGCCCAATTCAAGGCCCTGGCCGATCCGGTGCGACTGCAGTTGCTGAGCTCGGTGGCCAGTCATGCCGGCGGCGAGGCCTGCGTCTGCGACATCTCGGCGGGCGTCGCGGTGAGCCAGCCGACGATCTCGCATCACCTCAAGGTCCTGCGCGACGCGGGTTTACTCACCTCGCAGCGCCGCGCCTCGTGGGTGTACTACGCCGTGGTTCCCGAGGCGCTCCATGCGTTGTCGACGCTGCTGAGCGTTCATGCCGATGCCACGCCCACCGTCGGGGCACCGGCATGA
- a CDS encoding anti-sigma factor antagonist — MGLITTEPSSSPHLLSTRLVYELGDPRSALRATTDRSGAALLIHAGGEVDACNEHIWRQLVSEAAAGVTAPGPFIVDVNGLDFMGCCAFAVLADEAQRCRQRGVDLRLVSRQSIVARIVKACALSRVLPIYPTVDSALAF; from the coding sequence ATGGGCCTGATCACTACAGAACCAAGTTCCAGTCCCCACCTGCTCAGCACGCGGCTCGTCTACGAGCTGGGCGACCCACGCAGCGCGCTGCGGGCAACCACCGACCGCAGCGGGGCGGCACTGTTGATCCATGCGGGCGGCGAGGTCGACGCCTGCAACGAGCACATCTGGCGCCAATTGGTCAGCGAGGCCGCCGCCGGCGTCACCGCACCGGGCCCGTTCATCGTGGACGTCAACGGCCTCGATTTCATGGGCTGCTGCGCTTTCGCCGTTCTGGCCGACGAGGCGCAACGATGCCGACAACGCGGTGTGGACCTGCGCCTGGTGAGCCGCCAGTCCATCGTCGCCCGAATTGTCAAGGCGTGCGCGCTGAGCCGGGTCCTGCCCATCTACCCGACCGTGGATAGCGCGCTGGCGTTCTGA
- a CDS encoding YnfA family protein, protein MVLRSILLFVLAAVAEIGGAWLVWQGVREQRGWLWAGLGVIALGIYGFVATFQPDAHFGRVLAAYGGVFVAGSLAWGMALDGFRPDRWDVIGALVCMAGVAVIMYAPRGH, encoded by the coding sequence ATGGTGCTGCGCTCGATCCTATTGTTCGTCCTGGCTGCGGTCGCCGAGATCGGCGGCGCCTGGCTGGTGTGGCAAGGCGTCCGCGAGCAACGAGGTTGGCTCTGGGCGGGACTCGGAGTCATCGCACTCGGCATCTATGGGTTTGTCGCCACATTTCAGCCGGACGCCCATTTCGGCCGGGTCCTGGCCGCCTACGGCGGTGTGTTCGTCGCCGGTTCGCTCGCCTGGGGCATGGCCCTGGACGGGTTCCGGCCCGACCGGTGGGACGTCATCGGCGCCCTGGTCTGCATGGCCGGGGTGGCCGTGATCATGTACGCCCCTCGTGGTCACTGA
- a CDS encoding glutamate--cysteine ligase encodes MSDLPTVGVEEEFLLVDPRTGEPAPRNTAVAAEAERRGVALQLELSSCQVETTSSVTTTSAQLGEELARMRRIAAQAAEAGGLRLLALGLPPATPHEFPVTATPRYRRIGAQFGMIAHEQGICGCHVHVRVPDRAAAIEVSNWLRPWLPSLLALSANSRLYRNADSGYASWRSVLWTRWPTAGAPPFFSSIEEYDRAVRMLLDAGVILDPNMIYWDVRPSANFPTVEVRVADVPATVAETVLLATLIRAAVMTALDARGDVVGHLPPGALRAAYWKAAHDGLSGCALDLVDGRGAVPAGEQLRSLVRRVRPALDALGEYDRVVDELDRIAMQGNGAMRQLRAWRKRGEMRDVIAAAAAATLSNF; translated from the coding sequence GTGAGCGACCTTCCTACCGTTGGTGTGGAGGAGGAATTCCTCCTCGTTGACCCCCGAACCGGGGAACCGGCCCCGCGCAATACAGCGGTCGCCGCGGAGGCCGAACGCCGGGGCGTCGCCCTGCAGCTGGAGTTGAGCAGTTGCCAGGTCGAAACCACCTCCAGCGTGACGACCACCAGCGCGCAACTCGGCGAGGAGCTGGCCCGGATGAGACGCATCGCGGCGCAGGCCGCCGAGGCCGGCGGGCTTCGGTTGCTGGCTCTGGGGCTGCCGCCGGCCACGCCGCACGAGTTCCCGGTCACGGCCACCCCGCGCTACCGGCGGATCGGGGCCCAGTTCGGGATGATCGCGCACGAGCAAGGGATCTGCGGCTGCCATGTGCACGTGCGGGTGCCCGACCGTGCAGCCGCGATCGAGGTCAGCAATTGGCTGCGCCCGTGGCTGCCGTCGCTGCTTGCGCTGTCCGCCAATTCCCGGCTGTACCGCAATGCCGATAGCGGTTATGCAAGTTGGCGGAGCGTGCTATGGACTCGTTGGCCAACCGCGGGGGCGCCGCCGTTCTTCTCCTCGATCGAGGAGTACGACCGCGCCGTGCGCATGCTGCTGGACGCTGGGGTGATTCTGGACCCGAACATGATCTATTGGGACGTGCGCCCGTCGGCGAACTTCCCGACGGTTGAGGTCCGGGTGGCCGACGTGCCGGCGACAGTCGCCGAAACGGTGCTGCTGGCCACCCTGATTAGGGCTGCCGTGATGACGGCCCTCGACGCACGTGGCGATGTCGTTGGGCACCTGCCGCCCGGTGCGTTGCGGGCGGCGTACTGGAAAGCCGCCCACGACGGGCTCTCCGGATGCGCGCTGGACCTAGTCGACGGCCGTGGGGCGGTGCCGGCGGGTGAGCAACTGCGTTCGCTGGTCCGACGGGTACGCCCGGCGTTGGATGCGCTCGGTGAATACGACCGCGTCGTCGACGAGCTCGACCGCATCGCTATGCAGGGCAATGGCGCTATGCGACAGCTCCGGGCATGGCGGAAGCGCGGCGAAATGAGGGACGTCATCGCGGCGGCCGCCGCCGCCACGCTGAGCAACTTCTGA
- a CDS encoding class I SAM-dependent methyltransferase: MVIDYNQGHIAEQYQESKTQAWRERIETYSFLKHIGDINGKKVLDVACGEGHFTRLLRRAGAAQAVGLDISERMITLAREQESREPLGIEYIVADARSMVAQQDYDIVVGAWLLVYAQDRAELAQMCRGLACRIKPGGRFVTVNTNPGVYSFRPDYRKYGFEVELADHVFDGAPIDITLNLADSSLEVRNYYLPIEAYASAFRDAGFHDFAVHIPDLEPAPEAGDEGDYWDYLLNNPLLVIMDCIKD; encoded by the coding sequence ATGGTAATCGACTACAACCAGGGGCATATCGCCGAGCAGTATCAAGAGTCGAAAACACAGGCCTGGCGAGAACGCATCGAGACCTATTCCTTTCTGAAACACATTGGTGACATCAACGGCAAGAAGGTGCTGGACGTCGCGTGCGGCGAAGGGCATTTCACCCGCTTGCTGCGTCGCGCCGGCGCCGCGCAGGCGGTCGGACTCGACATCTCCGAACGCATGATCACCCTGGCCCGCGAACAGGAATCGCGGGAGCCGCTGGGCATCGAATACATCGTGGCGGATGCCCGTTCGATGGTCGCGCAACAGGATTACGACATCGTCGTCGGCGCTTGGCTGTTGGTGTACGCCCAAGATCGTGCAGAACTCGCGCAGATGTGTCGCGGCTTGGCGTGTCGGATCAAACCGGGTGGCCGGTTCGTCACCGTGAACACCAATCCGGGCGTGTACTCTTTCCGGCCCGATTACCGCAAGTACGGATTCGAGGTAGAACTGGCCGACCACGTCTTCGACGGCGCACCGATCGACATCACGCTCAACCTCGCCGATTCCTCGCTGGAGGTCAGGAACTACTACCTGCCGATCGAGGCCTATGCCTCCGCTTTCCGCGATGCCGGTTTCCACGACTTCGCCGTGCACATACCCGATCTGGAACCCGCCCCCGAAGCGGGCGACGAGGGCGACTACTGGGACTACTTACTCAACAACCCGCTCCTGGTCATCATGGACTGCATCAAAGACTGA
- a CDS encoding acyl-CoA synthetase has product MEFNIAQVFAAVAAANPDRDCIVFGDRRFTFSQIDERTRRLARALHDWGLGAHRERSGLAPHESGQNHLALYMTNCNEFLEAMIGAYKARVAPFNVNYRYVADELAYLLRNAGADAVMYHARFGPILAETLEKTRGELRLIHVDDESGNDPLPGAVRYEQLLASVSDEPLDVAVSPDDLYVLYTGGTTGMPKAVLWRQHDIYMNAMGGRTVGTGEMVTSLDEIVERSRPGGPGSMTVAPLMHGAAQWAAFISLCGGRPFVMPATATRFDPAEAWALASRERVMTLSIVGDAFGRPLVDELGSGGYDLSGLVVLITGGAALSAGVKQRFVELLPQLTILDAGGSSESGAQMVQVSSRVVRATGRFDPNPGAVVVSEDMARILSPGDDEIGWLAQQGLIPLGYLGDKAKTARTFPVIDGIRHSVPGDRARWDANGQIELLGRDSVTINSGGEKIFAEEVEAAIAEHPAVYDVVVTGRPSARWGNEVVAIVQLAEGGQADAEDIVAEAAHHIARYKLPKQIVFCSQVQRQPSGKADYRWAKELVGQDL; this is encoded by the coding sequence GTGGAATTCAACATCGCCCAGGTGTTCGCGGCGGTCGCGGCAGCGAACCCCGACCGGGACTGCATCGTATTCGGAGATCGGCGATTCACCTTCTCGCAGATCGACGAACGCACCCGCCGATTGGCCCGGGCGCTGCACGACTGGGGATTGGGCGCCCACCGGGAACGCTCTGGGCTGGCGCCGCATGAGTCGGGTCAAAACCATCTCGCGTTGTACATGACCAACTGCAACGAGTTCCTCGAGGCGATGATCGGGGCATATAAGGCCCGGGTCGCCCCGTTCAACGTGAACTATCGCTACGTCGCCGATGAACTGGCGTACCTGCTGCGCAACGCCGGAGCGGACGCGGTCATGTACCACGCCCGGTTCGGGCCGATATTGGCCGAGACGTTGGAGAAGACCCGCGGCGAGCTGCGGCTGATTCACGTCGACGACGAGTCCGGAAATGATCCGCTGCCCGGCGCGGTGCGCTATGAGCAACTGCTGGCGTCGGTGTCCGACGAGCCGCTCGACGTTGCGGTGTCGCCCGACGATCTCTACGTGCTGTACACCGGTGGCACCACCGGGATGCCCAAGGCGGTGCTGTGGCGCCAGCACGACATCTACATGAACGCCATGGGTGGCCGGACCGTCGGTACCGGTGAGATGGTGACGAGCCTGGACGAGATCGTCGAGCGATCACGGCCGGGGGGACCGGGTTCGATGACGGTCGCGCCGCTCATGCACGGCGCGGCGCAGTGGGCGGCTTTCATCAGCCTGTGCGGCGGGCGGCCGTTCGTCATGCCCGCGACGGCGACCCGCTTCGATCCAGCCGAAGCCTGGGCGCTGGCCAGCCGTGAGCGGGTGATGACGCTGTCGATCGTCGGCGACGCCTTCGGCCGGCCGTTGGTCGACGAACTCGGGTCCGGCGGATACGACCTGTCGGGACTGGTGGTGCTGATCACCGGAGGAGCCGCGCTCAGCGCCGGAGTCAAACAGCGGTTCGTCGAGCTGCTGCCGCAATTGACGATCCTGGACGCGGGTGGCTCATCGGAATCCGGAGCGCAGATGGTTCAGGTCTCCAGTCGGGTGGTCCGCGCGACCGGACGGTTCGACCCGAACCCCGGCGCGGTGGTGGTCAGCGAGGACATGGCCAGAATCCTGTCCCCGGGCGACGACGAGATCGGCTGGCTGGCCCAGCAGGGCTTGATACCGCTGGGCTACCTCGGGGACAAGGCGAAGACCGCACGGACATTTCCCGTCATCGACGGTATCCGGCATTCCGTTCCGGGTGATCGGGCCCGCTGGGACGCCAACGGTCAGATCGAGTTGCTTGGCCGGGATTCGGTCACCATCAACTCCGGCGGCGAGAAGATCTTCGCCGAAGAGGTCGAGGCCGCGATTGCCGAGCACCCCGCGGTCTACGACGTTGTGGTGACGGGTCGCCCCAGCGCCCGGTGGGGAAACGAAGTCGTCGCCATTGTCCAGCTGGCCGAAGGCGGGCAGGCCGACGCCGAGGACATCGTCGCCGAGGCGGCCCACCACATTGCCCGGTACAAACTGCCGAAGCAGATCGTCTTCTGCAGCCAGGTGCAGCGGCAACCGTCCGGAAAGGCCGACTATCGGTGGGCGAAAGAGCTAGTCGGACAAGACCTTTGA
- a CDS encoding ArsI/CadI family heavy metal resistance metalloenzyme yields MSRVQLALNVDDLEQAITFYAKLFNAEPAKRKPGYANFAIADPPLKLVLLENPGTGGTLNHLGVEVDSSDTVHAEITRLTEAGMFTEEELGTTCCFATQDKVWVAGPGGERWEVYTVLADSDTFGTGPQLADDGDAEANACCAGQSGTAASCC; encoded by the coding sequence ATGTCTCGAGTCCAGCTTGCGCTCAACGTCGATGATCTCGAGCAAGCAATCACGTTCTACGCCAAACTCTTCAACGCCGAGCCGGCCAAGCGCAAGCCCGGGTATGCGAACTTCGCGATCGCCGACCCGCCGCTGAAGTTGGTGCTGCTGGAAAACCCGGGTACCGGCGGCACCCTCAACCATCTCGGCGTGGAGGTCGACTCCAGCGACACCGTGCATGCCGAGATCACCCGGTTGACCGAGGCCGGAATGTTCACCGAGGAGGAACTCGGCACGACGTGTTGTTTTGCCACCCAGGACAAGGTGTGGGTTGCCGGCCCCGGCGGGGAACGCTGGGAGGTCTATACCGTGCTGGCCGACTCGGACACCTTCGGCACCGGCCCCCAACTCGCCGACGATGGTGACGCGGAGGCGAACGCGTGCTGCGCGGGCCAGAGCGGCACCGCGGCCTCGTGCTGCTGA
- a CDS encoding tetratricopeptide repeat protein: MTAGEQYFDLGSFHRPIETSCAQAQVWFDRGLVWAYAFNHEEAIRCFERALELDPGLAIARWGIAYSVGPNYNKAWEAFDPVDLTASLARARMELQLAPQGRASPVEHGLIAALQARFPTDDPSDAQALHAGLGAYADAMTVLAAAYPDDVDVQALAADALVNVTAWALWDTATGKPATGSRVIEAKRILDDALATPAGREHPGILHLYLHTMEMSATPEDALPAADLLRGLVPDAGHLQHMPSHIDVLCGDYRSSVIANLAAVQADRRYVSREGPLNFHSLYRAHDLHFIVYSAMFEGRSQIALQAADELAGQLTAELLSIESPPMADWLEALAPLRTHVLVRFGRWDELIVQPLPQDQDLYCTTTATIHYGRGVGLAATGRLALADAERAAFGQAYDRIPDSRYLFNNTVRDILAVAAAMLDGEIAYREGRFEEAFGHLRRAVELDDALPYDEPWGWMQPTRHAYGALLLEQGHVEDAAAVYAADLGLDPTLARPCQHPGNVWSLHGYHECLQRLGRSGEAAIIGQQLALAAARADVPIRASCACRLTACCEGS, translated from the coding sequence ATGACCGCCGGCGAGCAGTATTTCGACCTCGGCTCCTTTCACCGGCCGATCGAAACCTCATGCGCGCAAGCCCAGGTCTGGTTCGACCGCGGACTGGTGTGGGCGTACGCGTTCAACCACGAGGAGGCGATCCGCTGCTTTGAGCGGGCCCTGGAGCTCGACCCGGGTCTGGCCATTGCGCGGTGGGGAATCGCCTATTCGGTTGGGCCCAACTACAACAAGGCATGGGAGGCATTCGACCCGGTCGATCTCACGGCGTCGCTGGCCCGCGCCCGAATGGAACTCCAGCTGGCCCCACAGGGTAGGGCCAGCCCGGTCGAGCATGGGCTCATCGCCGCGCTGCAGGCCCGCTTTCCCACCGACGACCCCTCCGACGCGCAGGCCCTGCACGCCGGTCTTGGCGCCTACGCCGACGCAATGACGGTACTGGCCGCGGCCTATCCCGACGACGTCGACGTGCAGGCGCTCGCTGCCGATGCGCTGGTCAACGTCACGGCGTGGGCGCTGTGGGACACCGCCACGGGCAAGCCCGCGACAGGCTCACGCGTGATCGAGGCCAAGCGCATCCTCGACGATGCGCTGGCCACGCCCGCGGGCCGGGAGCATCCCGGGATCCTGCATCTGTATCTGCACACCATGGAGATGTCGGCGACTCCCGAGGACGCCCTACCGGCCGCCGATCTGTTGCGCGGCCTGGTGCCCGATGCCGGGCATCTGCAGCACATGCCGAGCCACATCGACGTGCTGTGCGGCGACTACCGCAGCTCGGTGATTGCGAATCTTGCTGCGGTGCAGGCGGATCGACGCTATGTAAGCCGCGAGGGCCCGTTGAACTTCCACTCGCTCTACCGTGCACACGATCTGCATTTCATCGTGTATTCCGCGATGTTTGAAGGGCGGTCGCAGATCGCGTTGCAGGCCGCCGACGAACTGGCCGGTCAGTTGACCGCCGAGCTGCTGTCCATCGAATCGCCGCCCATGGCCGACTGGCTCGAGGCGTTGGCGCCGCTGCGCACCCACGTGCTGGTGCGGTTCGGCCGCTGGGATGAGCTGATCGTGCAGCCACTGCCGCAGGACCAAGACCTCTATTGCACCACCACGGCCACGATCCACTACGGACGCGGCGTTGGGCTGGCGGCAACCGGTCGGCTGGCGCTAGCGGACGCCGAGCGCGCCGCGTTCGGGCAGGCATACGACCGGATACCGGACTCCCGCTATCTGTTCAACAACACCGTTCGCGACATCCTGGCCGTGGCCGCTGCCATGCTCGACGGTGAGATCGCCTACCGCGAAGGGCGGTTCGAGGAGGCGTTCGGTCACCTGAGGCGCGCGGTCGAACTCGACGACGCGCTGCCCTACGACGAGCCCTGGGGCTGGATGCAGCCCACCCGGCACGCGTACGGGGCGCTGCTGCTCGAACAGGGCCACGTCGAAGACGCGGCCGCGGTGTATGCCGCGGACCTGGGGCTGGACCCGACGTTGGCCCGGCCCTGTCAGCATCCCGGGAACGTGTGGAGCCTGCACGGGTATCACGAATGCCTGCAGCGGCTCGGGCGGAGCGGTGAAGCCGCGATTATCGGTCAGCAACTTGCGCTGGCCGCCGCGCGGGCTGACGTGCCGATTCGTGCGTCGTGCGCTTGCCGGCTTACTGCGTGCTGCGAAGGCTCGTGA
- a CDS encoding phosphotransferase-like protein, whose protein sequence is MAGVSGPSVGKLIILNGGSSAGKTSLALAFQDLAAECWMHLGIDAFWLALPPKQLDLARVRPEYYTWECVVEADGLEWFTVHPGPLLDRAMHARYHAIRSYLDNGMNVIADDVIWKRDWLVDALVIFGGCRVWMVGVFVSDDEGARREQERGDRYPGWNRGSARAAHADAEYDFELDTTATPVLELAREFHDRYQDGPEPTAFNRMRKRYLPKAASKVLSD, encoded by the coding sequence ATGGCGGGTGTGTCGGGTCCTTCAGTGGGCAAGCTCATCATCCTCAACGGCGGATCCAGCGCGGGAAAGACGTCACTCGCTCTGGCGTTTCAGGATCTTGCCGCCGAATGTTGGATGCACCTGGGCATTGACGCGTTTTGGCTGGCGCTGCCACCGAAACAACTCGACCTGGCACGGGTCCGGCCCGAGTACTACACGTGGGAGTGCGTGGTCGAAGCCGACGGACTGGAATGGTTCACCGTGCACCCGGGGCCCCTTTTGGACCGGGCCATGCATGCCCGGTATCACGCCATCAGGTCCTACCTGGACAACGGCATGAACGTGATCGCCGACGACGTGATCTGGAAGCGTGACTGGTTGGTGGATGCGCTGGTGATTTTCGGGGGATGTCGGGTCTGGATGGTCGGCGTTTTCGTATCCGACGACGAAGGCGCCCGCCGGGAACAAGAACGCGGCGATCGTTACCCCGGGTGGAACCGGGGCAGCGCACGCGCCGCCCACGCCGACGCCGAGTACGACTTCGAGCTGGATACCACCGCGACACCGGTCCTCGAGCTGGCGCGGGAGTTCCACGACCGCTACCAGGACGGACCGGAACCCACGGCTTTCAACCGGATGCGCAAGCGTTATCTCCCTAAGGCAGCGTCAAAGGTCTTGTCCGACTAG
- a CDS encoding Rv2640c family ArsR-like transcriptional regulator: protein MPKSLPVVDISAPVCCAPVAAGPMSDEDALAVALRLKALADPARVKIMSYLFSSSAGEEISGELAAVLNLSDGTVSHHLAQLRKAGLVVSDRRGMHVFHRVHPEALEALCHVLNPDCCDLRGSGAGSGRHV from the coding sequence ATGCCGAAGTCGCTGCCCGTGGTCGATATCTCCGCTCCGGTCTGCTGTGCCCCGGTGGCCGCCGGACCGATGAGCGACGAGGACGCCCTGGCGGTGGCTTTGCGACTCAAGGCCCTGGCCGACCCGGCACGAGTCAAGATCATGTCCTACCTGTTCAGCTCGTCGGCGGGGGAGGAGATCAGCGGCGAATTGGCCGCGGTGCTCAACCTCAGCGATGGCACCGTCAGCCATCACCTGGCCCAGCTGCGCAAGGCCGGCCTGGTCGTCTCCGACCGCCGGGGCATGCACGTCTTCCATCGGGTTCACCCGGAAGCCCTGGAAGCGCTGTGTCACGTACTCAACCCCGACTGCTGCGATCTGCGGGGATCGGGTGCCGGGTCGGGGCGGCACGTCTAG
- the arsB gene encoding ACR3 family arsenite efflux transporter: protein MTATLPRDTTPPAAGKLSAVDRFLPVWIGSAMAAGLLLGRWIPGLNIALERVQIDGISLPIALGLLVMMYPVLAKVRYDRLDTVTGDRKLLIGSLLLNWVLGPALMFALAWLLLPDLPEYRTGLIIVGLARCIAMVIIWNDLARGDREAAAVLVALNSIFQVAMFAVLGWFYLSVLPGWLGLAQTTIATSPGQIAKSVLIFLGIPLLGGYLSRRIGERARGRRWYESRFLTRVGPWALYGLLFTIVILFALQGDQIISRPLDVARIALPLLVYFAIMWGGGYLLGAALRLGYPRTTTLAFTAAGNNFELAIAVAIATYGATSGQALAGVVGPLIEVPVLVGLVYVSLALRTRLFGQPAGHRVPRAAGKPSVLFVCVHNAGRSQMAAGLLRHLAGDHIEVRCAGTEPADQINPAAVAAMAELGIDVTPNTPTVLTDEQVTTSDVVITMGCGDTCPYYPGVTYRDWDLPDPAGQPVEVVRAIRDDIAERVGELIAELLAIPRP, encoded by the coding sequence ATGACGGCGACCCTCCCCCGCGACACCACACCGCCGGCGGCGGGCAAGCTATCCGCCGTTGACCGGTTTTTGCCGGTGTGGATCGGTTCGGCGATGGCCGCCGGGCTGCTGCTCGGCCGGTGGATTCCGGGTCTGAACATCGCATTGGAAAGGGTTCAGATCGACGGGATCTCGTTGCCGATCGCCCTGGGCTTGCTGGTCATGATGTATCCGGTTCTGGCGAAGGTCCGCTACGACCGCCTCGACACCGTCACCGGCGACCGCAAGCTGCTGATTGGTTCGCTGCTGCTGAACTGGGTGCTGGGACCGGCGTTGATGTTCGCGCTGGCCTGGTTGCTGTTGCCCGATCTGCCCGAGTACCGCACCGGTCTGATCATCGTGGGGCTGGCCCGCTGCATCGCCATGGTGATCATCTGGAACGACCTGGCCCGCGGCGACCGCGAAGCCGCCGCCGTGCTCGTCGCATTGAACTCGATCTTCCAGGTCGCCATGTTCGCCGTGCTCGGCTGGTTCTACCTGTCGGTGCTACCCGGCTGGCTGGGCCTAGCCCAGACCACCATCGCCACCTCACCGGGGCAGATCGCCAAATCGGTGCTGATCTTCCTTGGGATCCCGCTGCTGGGCGGATACCTGTCGCGGCGGATCGGAGAACGGGCCCGGGGTCGGCGCTGGTATGAATCGCGGTTCCTAACCAGGGTCGGGCCGTGGGCGCTGTATGGCCTGCTGTTCACCATCGTGATTCTGTTTGCGCTGCAAGGGGATCAGATCATCAGCCGCCCCCTGGATGTTGCGCGCATCGCGCTGCCACTGCTGGTCTACTTCGCGATCATGTGGGGCGGCGGTTACCTGCTGGGTGCGGCCCTGCGACTGGGCTACCCACGCACCACCACGCTGGCATTCACCGCGGCGGGCAACAACTTCGAACTGGCCATCGCGGTGGCCATCGCCACCTACGGCGCAACCTCCGGGCAGGCACTGGCCGGAGTCGTCGGACCCCTGATCGAGGTGCCGGTCCTGGTGGGGTTGGTCTATGTGTCGTTGGCGCTGCGCACTCGCCTGTTCGGTCAGCCAGCCGGTCATCGAGTTCCCCGTGCGGCCGGCAAACCCAGCGTCCTGTTCGTCTGCGTGCACAACGCCGGACGCTCCCAGATGGCCGCCGGGCTGCTGCGCCACCTGGCCGGTGATCACATCGAAGTCCGTTGCGCCGGAACAGAACCCGCCGATCAGATCAACCCGGCGGCGGTCGCGGCGATGGCCGAATTGGGCATCGACGTCACCCCCAACACCCCCACGGTGCTCACCGACGAGCAGGTAACAACCAGTGACGTCGTGATCACCATGGGCTGCGGTGACACCTGCCCCTACTACCCGGGTGTCACCTACCGCGACTGGGACCTGCCCGACCCCGCCGGCCAACCGGTCGAGGTCGTTCGCGCGATCCGCGACGACATCGCCGAACGCGTCGGGGAGCTGATTGCCGAACTACTGGCCATCCCGCGCCCATGA